A single genomic interval of Chryseobacterium paludis harbors:
- a CDS encoding GNAT family N-acetyltransferase → MILRQEQEKDYSQVFNLVEEAFKDADYSDHQEHFLVEKLRKSDAFIPELSIVAEINNEIVGHILFTKLFIRSDSEIFSSLSLAPVSVKPEYQSKGIGSKLIEYGHKIAKELGYESVILIGHENYYPKFGYKKTTNFGITFPFEIPEENGMAIELIQDGLKNVKGVVKYRKEFGID, encoded by the coding sequence ATGATCTTAAGGCAGGAACAGGAAAAAGATTATTCTCAGGTTTTCAATCTTGTAGAAGAGGCATTTAAAGATGCTGACTACAGTGATCATCAGGAACATTTTTTAGTAGAAAAGCTTAGAAAGTCTGATGCTTTCATTCCTGAATTATCTATTGTTGCAGAAATAAACAACGAAATTGTTGGCCATATCCTTTTCACAAAGCTTTTTATTCGAAGTGATTCGGAAATCTTTAGCTCCTTATCATTAGCACCCGTTTCAGTAAAACCTGAATATCAAAGTAAAGGAATAGGAAGCAAGCTGATAGAATATGGACATAAGATCGCAAAAGAATTAGGTTATGAATCTGTAATTTTAATAGGTCACGAAAATTATTATCCAAAGTTTGGATATAAAAAAACAACTAATTTTGGAATCACTTTTCCTTTTGAGATTCCGGAAGAAAATGGAATGGCTATAGAACTAATACAAGATGGTTTAAAAAATGTAAAAGGGGTAGTAAAATACCGCAAAGAATTTGGAATAGATTAA
- a CDS encoding GNAT family N-acetyltransferase, with protein sequence MQLETERLILRRLEDHDAERLFLLDSNPEVVKYVGTPPVTDIKESENIIKMIQQQYKDTCVGRLAVIEKESNLLIGWSGLKFITKEINGYNNIYELGYRFIPEFWGKGYAVESAKASLDFGFNDLDKEIIYACAHCENDGSIHVLKKLGFEKTGEFEEPDGLCFWYELKREKYNSN encoded by the coding sequence ATGCAACTAGAAACTGAAAGACTCATTTTAAGAAGGCTCGAAGATCATGATGCTGAGCGCCTTTTTCTTCTCGACTCCAACCCGGAAGTGGTGAAGTATGTAGGTACACCTCCTGTAACGGATATTAAAGAATCTGAAAATATAATTAAAATGATCCAGCAGCAATATAAAGATACTTGTGTTGGAAGACTTGCTGTGATCGAAAAAGAAAGTAACTTACTTATTGGATGGAGCGGGTTAAAATTTATTACCAAAGAGATAAATGGTTACAATAATATTTATGAATTAGGTTATCGTTTTATTCCAGAATTTTGGGGCAAAGGTTATGCCGTAGAATCTGCAAAGGCGTCTTTAGATTTTGGTTTTAATGATCTTGATAAAGAGATAATTTATGCATGCGCTCATTGTGAAAATGACGGTTCTATTCATGTTTTAAAAAAATTAGGATTTGAAAAAACCGGAGAATTTGAAGAACCCGATGGACTTTGTTTTTGGTATGAATTAAAGCGTGAAAAATACAATTCAAACTAA
- a CDS encoding matrixin family metalloprotease: MIILVQPFKDLNPESVKFVTNEIKKIYPKIKVLEPLDLPKNAYYNDRRRYKADSIIKFLSEKTKEGFVTIGLTSKDISTTKGKVSDFGIMGLGYRPGKACVASNFRLNKEKNDEQLFKIAIHEIGHTQGLKHCPEKKCFMRSAEGKNPTDEEIDFCPKCKTFLKNKNWKFNLI; this comes from the coding sequence ATGATCATATTAGTTCAGCCTTTTAAAGATTTAAACCCTGAAAGCGTAAAATTTGTAACTAATGAGATAAAGAAAATCTATCCAAAGATAAAAGTTTTGGAACCCTTAGATTTGCCTAAAAATGCCTATTATAATGATAGAAGACGTTATAAAGCAGATTCGATAATCAAATTTCTAAGTGAAAAAACTAAAGAGGGTTTTGTAACCATTGGGTTAACCTCAAAAGATATTAGCACAACTAAGGGCAAAGTAAGTGATTTTGGAATCATGGGTTTGGGTTATAGACCTGGAAAAGCATGTGTTGCTTCAAACTTTAGATTAAATAAAGAAAAAAACGATGAACAGCTTTTTAAAATTGCTATTCATGAAATTGGTCATACACAAGGACTAAAACACTGTCCTGAGAAAAAGTGTTTTATGAGAAGTGCAGAAGGTAAAAATCCTACAGATGAGGAAATTGATTTCTGCCCAAAATGTAAAACTTTTTTAAAAAATAAAAATTGGAAATTCAACTTAATATGA
- a CDS encoding ribonuclease domain-containing protein yields MNSKMRPLFFACLGLLFGMSVMYVFNKFSDPKKDVQGPKVEYSSTSANSADQQTIDQLTAEKTVITYVKQNHKLPDYYMTKNEARNQGWNPSKGNLCEVLPGRAIGGDHFGNREGGLPKGDQYFEADVNYSCGNRNADRIIFTKNGDVYLTKNHYKSFEKQ; encoded by the coding sequence ATGAATAGTAAAATGAGACCTTTATTTTTTGCCTGTCTTGGACTTTTATTCGGAATGTCCGTGATGTATGTATTTAATAAATTTTCGGATCCCAAAAAAGATGTTCAGGGTCCAAAAGTAGAATATAGCAGTACTTCAGCCAATTCAGCGGATCAACAGACTATCGATCAGTTGACGGCTGAGAAAACCGTGATTACTTATGTAAAACAAAACCATAAACTTCCAGATTATTACATGACAAAAAATGAAGCCCGAAACCAAGGCTGGAATCCTTCTAAGGGAAATCTTTGTGAAGTTTTACCAGGAAGAGCAATTGGTGGTGACCACTTTGGTAACAGAGAAGGTGGTCTTCCGAAGGGTGATCAGTATTTTGAAGCAGATGTTAACTACAGCTGTGGAAACAGAAATGCAGATCGAATTATCTTTACAAAAAACGGCGATGTTTACCTGACTAAAAACCATTACAAAAGTTTTGAAAAGCAGTAG
- the nadE gene encoding NAD(+) synthase, with product MQTQKIIDHIVSWLKEYAEKSKVNGYVIGVSGGVDSGVVSTLAAMTGLKTLLIEMPIRQKEDQVNRAWEHMNDLKSRFPNVEVMSVNLTPAFEELYKTFDVKDDLYPNEKLAFANTRARLRMLTLYYYGQINGLLVCGTGNKVEDFGIGFYTKYGDGGVDVSPIADLYKTEVYKLATALNLVKNIQEAIPTDGLWDAERTDEQQIGATYPELEKIQKEYGTKTVEDYEGRDKEVFLIFDRMHKAAQHKINPIPVCDVPEEWRS from the coding sequence ATGCAGACACAAAAAATAATTGATCATATTGTAAGCTGGCTAAAAGAGTATGCTGAAAAGTCAAAAGTAAATGGATATGTAATTGGAGTTTCAGGAGGGGTAGATTCTGGGGTAGTTTCTACACTGGCGGCAATGACAGGGCTGAAAACCTTATTAATTGAAATGCCGATCCGTCAGAAAGAAGATCAGGTAAACCGTGCTTGGGAACATATGAATGACTTGAAATCGAGATTTCCCAATGTAGAAGTAATGTCTGTTAATTTAACTCCCGCTTTTGAAGAACTGTATAAAACCTTTGATGTAAAAGATGATCTTTATCCCAATGAAAAATTGGCTTTCGCTAATACAAGGGCTCGTTTAAGAATGCTTACTTTATATTATTATGGGCAGATCAATGGATTATTGGTTTGTGGAACAGGAAATAAAGTAGAAGATTTTGGAATCGGATTTTATACGAAATATGGTGACGGTGGTGTCGATGTATCTCCTATTGCTGATCTCTATAAAACCGAGGTTTACAAATTGGCAACCGCTTTAAATCTGGTTAAGAATATTCAGGAGGCTATTCCTACGGATGGGCTTTGGGATGCCGAAAGAACGGACGAACAACAAATTGGCGCCACATATCCTGAGCTTGAAAAAATTCAAAAAGAATATGGAACCAAGACTGTAGAAGATTATGAAGGACGTGATAAGGAAGTATTTTTAATTTTCGACAGAATGCATAAAGCAGCACAACATAAGATAAATCCTATTCCTGTTTGTGATGTTCCTGAAGAATGGCGATCTTAA